The genomic segment CCCGCTTGGCCATTTCGAGCTCCAGCGCAAACGCGACCGCGTCCCACTCTCCGAGGTGCTCTCATGACCTGTCCGATCTGCGCGAATCCCACCGACAAACGCTACCGCCCCTTCTGCTCGAAACGCTGCGCCGACATCGATCTGGGCAAGTGGATCAGCGGCGATTACGCGGTGCCCTCGGACGACCCCGAAGACGCCGAGCGCGCCATCGACGAGCTCAACCGGCCCGACAGCAAACCACACTGAAATTGCCGCGAATTCCCTCTGGACACCCCAGCAAACCTCGCCTAGAACGCCTCCACCCGAACGGCCCCGCCGTTCCCCGTGCCCGGGTAGCTCAGGGGTAGAGCAGTGGATTGA from the Roseovarius indicus genome contains:
- a CDS encoding DNA gyrase inhibitor YacG; protein product: MTCPICANPTDKRYRPFCSKRCADIDLGKWISGDYAVPSDDPEDAERAIDELNRPDSKPH